The following coding sequences are from one Humulus lupulus chromosome X, drHumLupu1.1, whole genome shotgun sequence window:
- the LOC133806959 gene encoding BEL1-like homeodomain protein 11, whose translation MVSQDSPPHPHPQPDTNNTVHQFLISDPITTQTQFQNQHFNAYGSNYRGHNITYPPPHPPHLGIIPGIQSLGERMSRSIDLVQAPTTAEDSQLSHTRRLMDLLGASNDTNYQAQRLSLSLGSHMLVPSVEYRQRSFNSDLLTSSYLVSGEEEAREACNPPGLEHVNDSYPFSGSSLASSSASLNRSYSTLYGAESLATVISQSRYLKPTQSLLDEIVSVGGKAVEISNEKYVDKLLRGHRRGGGGGGRGLSLSSELRAEFCNSGVVSAEKQESQVKMTKLISLLEDVEGRYEKYYHQMAEIMAAFEMIAGSEAAKSYTALALQAMSRHFCSLRDAVVSRINVEKRKLSQDLPKISTGLSQLSLFDRESRNNRIPLQHLGMIQNQRQAWRPIRGLPETSVAILRAWLFEHFLNPYPNDSEKLMLASQTGLSKNQVSNWFINARVRLWKPMIEEMYKEEFGDSSEDSNPFAGGSMAGEGVTDHEED comes from the exons ATGGTCTCACAAGACTCACCCCCGCATCCACATCCACAGCCAGACACAAATAATACTGTACACCAATTTCTCATCTCTGACCCCATCACCACTCAAACCCAATTCCAGAACCAACATTTTAATGCTTATGGTTCCAACTATAGAGGTCACAACATAACATACCCAcctcctcatcctcctcatcttGGAATTATACCCGGTATTCAATCACTTGGAGAAAGAATGTCTAGATCAATAGACCTCGTCCAAGCTCCAACCACAGCAGAGGATTCTCAGCTCAGCCACACAAGGCGTTTGATGGATCTTCTTGGAGCATCAAACGACACCAACTACCAAGCCCAGAGGCTTTCTCTGTCTCTCGGTTCTCACATGCTTGTTCCTTCTGTGGAATACAGGCAGAGATCGTTTAACTCAGATCTCTTAACCTCAAGTTACTTGGTTTCCGGAGAAGAAGAAGCTCGTGAAGCGTGTAATCCTCCAGGCTTGGAACATGTAAACGACAGCTACCCTTTTTCAGGAAGCTCATTAGCTTCCTCTTCAGCCTCGTTGAATCGATCTTATTCGACGTTGTATGGGGCTGAGTCTTTAGCCACTGTTATTTCCCAGTCTAGATATTTAAAACCTACCCAGTCCCTTTTGGATGAGATTGTCAGCGTTGGTGGGAAAGCAGTCGAAATAAGCAATGAAAAATATGTTGACAAGTTACTTCGTGGGCatcgaagaggaggaggaggaggagggagAGGTTTAAGCCTTTCTTCTGAACTAAGAGCTGAGTTCTGCAATAGTGGTGTCGTATCCGCCGAGAAGCAAGAATCCCAAGTCAAAATGACAAAGCTCATTTCATTGTTGGAAGAT GTCGAGGGAAGATATGAGAAATACTACCATCAAATGGCGGAAATCATGGCTGCATTTGAGATGATTGCAGGTTCAGAAGCAGCCAAGTCTTATACAGCTTTAGCACTTCAAGCCATGTCTAGGCATTTTTGTAGCTTAAGGGACGCCGTTGTTTCACGCATTAATGTTGAGAAACGAAAATTGTCGCAAGATTTGCCGAAAATCAGCACCGGCCTATCTCAGCTCAGTCTCTTCGACAGAGAGTCGAGAAATAATCGAATCCCTCTTCAACATCTTGGAATGATTCAAAACCAACGCCAAGCATGGAGACCCATCAGAGGTCTGCCAGAGACCTCTGTGGCAATCCTTCGAGCTTGGCTATTTGAACACTTTCTTAACCC TTATCCAAATGACTCTGAAAAACTAATGTTGGCATCACAAACAGGCCTCTCCAAAAACCAA GTTTCAAATTGGTTCATAAACGCACGAGTGAGGCTTTGGAAGCCAATGATAGAAGAAATGTACAAAGAAGAGTTTGGAGATTCTTCGGAAGATTCAAATCCATTTGCTGGTGGATCCATGGCAGGGGAAGGTGTCACAGACCATGAAGAGGACTGA
- the LOC133806958 gene encoding BEL1-like homeodomain protein 10, with product MATYVPNQSLKKCDLASTTTAAYEDGHEAFVTCPQPSLNQASPTEPFSMSFHGSSNYCVDSSQGRNEMMFIPTIATDPVGSSMNGDDSLVNHQNNVHYQGQGLSLSLGKQIHESPVSLTSFHHDNQYHYSSNPSLSSDMGTCLPSNNMGMGLGSNQQNVESFNFMASGFLGINNNNNSIKTECFGNQIMQQGERYHDQYDQPSCGFNNFKYLKAVQELLAEVVNVRKALNKHQNHKFQGNGSDGFKESDLKSNGPSADPSESTANSSCELSSTEQQDLQNTKTKLMSMLDDIDIKYKQYYNQMQTVVSFLDNVAGRGAAEPYTSLAQKTISRHFRCLRDGISSQIQAIQRRLGEQDNGQNSAIPRLRYVDLKLRQQRGLNQLAAMRHAWRPQRGLPETSVSILRAWLFEHFLHPYPKESEKVVLAKQTGLTTKQVANWFINARVRLWKPMVEEMYKEEFNDLEMNSKEAGGGGGAAVDSSFEENRREEMNPLQTQNRRLRDETNVTDSETTKSPVHNAGVYLDDDTVRTSTTTNTSTNQNQNQNQASYDDISELSSIVVRNERHVSLALELRHCESDGFSTLGGSHMRGDDESASQASLDYHCLETEQQERRRFSSNPHLLHDFVVCHLKN from the exons ATGGCTACTTATGTCCCAAACCAAAGCTTAAAAAAATGTGACTTGGCGAGTACTACCACAGCAGCCTATGAGGATGGTCACGAAGCATTTGTTACATGTCCTCAACCATCTTTGAACCAAGCTTCACCCACTGAACCATTCTCGATGAGTTTTCATGGCTCTTCAAATTACTGCGTTGACTCATCTCAAGGGAGAAACGAAATGATGTTTATTCCAACGATAGCCACCGACCCAGTTGGTAGCTCCATGAATGGTGATGATTCTTTGGTTAATCATCAGAATAATGTTCATTACCAAGGTCAGGGCTTATCTCTCAGCTTAGGCAAACAGATTCATGAGTCTCCAGTTTCTTTGACTTCTTTTCATCATGATAACCAGTACCATTATTCATCGAACCCTAGTCTTTCTTCTGATATGGGTACTTGTCTACCAAGTAATAATATGGGAATGGGATTGGGAAGCAACCAACAAAACGTTGAGAGCTTCAATTTTATGGCATCTGGGTTCTTGGgaatcaacaacaacaacaattcaATCAAAACGGAGTGTTTTGGAAATCAAATAATGCAGCAGGGTGAAAGATATCATGATCAATATGATCAACCATCATGTGGTTTCAATAACTTCAAGTACCTCAAGGCTGTCCAGGAATTGCTTGCTGAAGTGGTGAATGTTCGAAAGGCTTTGAACAAACACCAGAATCATAAGTTTCAGGGGAATGGATCAGATGGTTTTAAAGAAAGCGATTTGAAATCAAACGGTCCTTCTGCGGATCCTAGTGAATCAACCGCTAACTCCTCTTGTGAGCTATCTTCAACCGAACAACAGGACTTGCAAAACACGAAGACCAAACTCATGTCCATGTTGGACGAT ATAGACATAAAATACAAGCAATATTATAACCAAATGCAAACCGTGGTGTCGTTTTTGGACAATGTGGCCGGGCGTGGGGCCGCGGAGCCATACACTTCACTAGCCCAGAAAACAATCTCACGCCATTTCCGGTGCTTGCGAGATGGGATCAGTAGTCAAATCCAAGCCATCCAAAGAAGACTTGGGGAACAAGACAATGGTCAAAACTCAGCTATACCTCGTCTCCGCTATGTTGACTTAAAGCTCAGACAACAGAGGGGGCTTAATCAGCTTGCCGCCATGCGACATGCTTGGAGACCTCAGAGGGGTCTCCCAGAAACCTCTGTTTCGATCCTCCGTGCCTGGCTTTTCGAGCATTTCCTTCATCC TTATCCAAAAGAATCAGAGAAAGTTGTCCTAGCAAAGCAAACAGGGTTGACCACAAAGCAA GTGGCGAACTGGTTTATCAATGCCAGAGTACGGCTTTGGAAGCCCATGGTTGAAGAGATGTACAAGGAAGAGTTCAACGATTTGGAGATGAACTCCAAAgaagcaggaggaggaggaggagcagcAGTTGATTCTTCGTTTGAGGAGAATAGGAGGGAAGAGATGAATCCTCTTCAAACTCAGAATCGTCGTTTGCGTGACGAAACTAACGTCACGGACTCCGAAACGACAAAGTCACCAGTCCATAACGCTGGCGTTTATCTGGACGACGACACTGTCcgtactagtactactactaatACCAGCACCAACCAGAACCAGAACCAGAACCAGGCGTCGTATGATGATATATCAGAGTTGAGCAGCATCGTAGTTCGTAACGAGCGCCACGTGTCGCTGGCGTTGGAGTTGCGCCACTGCGAAAGTGATGGATTTTCCACGTTGGGCGGGTCCCATATGAGGGGTGATGACGAGTCAGCTTCGCAAGCTTCTCTGGATTATCATTGCCTGGAAACAGAGCAGCAGGAACGACGCAGGTTCAGCAGCAACCCTCACCTGTTGCATGATTTTGTAGTGtgtcatttaaaaaattaa